The Plasmodium yoelii strain 17X genome assembly, chromosome: 1 genome contains a region encoding:
- a CDS encoding PIR protein has product MSISKCGDFGTFWKFFPDELKDSGEYDFKNSLFKKYCPKGSCNNDIDKINAGCLWLIYELFVKLGFSAGQHVLKYDSVCIIIWLGYIISLKPQDGINKLSDYYSKHIKDNAEYSKHEIGNEKYNNYKNIIDEIQEYMDIDINDMPKFYKLLKLLCNMNTAYTEGKSTEVLQHANDFVDEYGKLLNDDNNIKDSSYNKILNVLSIYYDKFGKGTRFNNTPITRPSLPTQKTPKKDIVGDPKVTKATEISSEQDKSDIATTTPSSNMTLSESSLVNKLVIVLPILAAIPIFLGISYKYSLFGFRKRSKKQHLREKLKK; this is encoded by the exons ATGTCAATTAGTAAA TGTGGAGATTTTGGTACTTTTTGGAAGTTTTTTCCCGATGAATTGAAAGATTCTGGAgaatatgattttaaaaatagtTTATTTAAGAAATACTGCCCTAAAGGAAGTTGCAATAACgatatcgataaaattaatgctggCTGTTTATGGTTAATTTATGAACTTTTCGTTAAATTGGGTTTTTCAGCTGGTCAACATGTTCTTAAGTATGATTCTGTATGTATTATAATATGGCTAGGTTATATTATAAGCCTAAAGCCACAAGACGGAATCAATAAATTAAGCGATTATTATTCTAAGCATATAAAAGATAACGCGGAATACTCTAAGCATGAAATTggtaatgaaaaatataacaattataAGAACATCATAGATGAAATACAGGAATATATGGATATTGATATTAATGATATGcctaaattttataaattactTAAATTGTTATGTAATATGAATACTGCTTATACGGAAGGTAAAAGTACCGAAGTTTTACAACATGCTAATGATTTTGTTGATGAATATGGAAAACTCcttaatgatgataataatattaaagatagttcatacaataaaatattaaatgtttTATCCATTTATTATGATAAATTTGGAAAAGGTACTCGCTTTAATAATACACCAATAACTCGTCCTTCATTACCAACACAAAAAACACCAAAAAAAGATATTGTAGGAGATCCTAAAGTAACTAAAGCAACCGAAATATCGAGTGAACAAGATAAATCAGATATTGCAACGACAACCCCAAGTTCTAACATGACATTATCAGAATCATCactagtaaataaattagttATAGTTTTACCGATATTAGCTGCAATACcaatttttttaggaatttcttataag tattcattatttggatttcgaaAACGATCAAAAAAACAACACTTAAgagaaaaactaaaaaaataa
- a CDS encoding PIR protein has protein sequence MAINKCGDFTTFWKFFSDELNESKEYDFKSRFFNEYCPDGNCNNDNEKINAGCLRLINYFFIKLGFSADSNTLKSDAVCIIIWLGYILSLKSQDGINTINDFYSSHIENNKEYSKHKINHETYNNYKKIIDETREYMNINISNMPKFYELLKLLCNMNTAYTTGKSNDFSESAKKFADEYQKLFDHDNNIENSSYSKVLLVLSNYYNNFGKGTDYNNTSITRPKLPTEKTPKQDNVGGLKVTKVTKATEILSEQGKSDIATATPSSDITLSESSLVNKLVIALPILAAIPIFLGIAYKYSLFGFRKRSQKQHLRKQLKK, from the exons ATGGCAATTAATAAA TGTGGAGACTTTACTACTTTTTGGAAGTTTTTTTCCGATGAATTGAATGAATCTAAAgaatatgattttaaaagtagattttttaatgaatactGCCCTGATGGAAACTGCAATAACGATAATGAAAAGATTAACGCTGGATGTTTACGgttaattaattattttttcattaaattgGGTTTTTCAGCTGATTCCAATACTCTTAAGAGTGATGCAGTATGCATTATAATATGGCTAGGTTATATTTTAAGCCTAAAGTCACAAGACGGAATCAACACAATAAACGATTTTTATTCTAGtcatatagaaaataacAAGGAGTACTCTAAGCATAAAATTAATCATGAAACATATAACAATTATAAGAAAATCATAGACGAAACAAGggaatatatgaatattaatattagtaatatgcctaaattttatgaattacTTAAATTGTTATGTAATATGAATACTGCTTATACGACAGGTAAAAGTAACGATTTTTCAGAATCTGCTAAGAAATTTGCTGATGAATATCAAAAACTTTTTGAtcatgataataatattgaaaacAGTTCATACAGTAAAGTATTACTTGTTTTAtccaattattataataattttggcAAAGGcactgattataataatacatcAATAACTCGTCCTAAATTACCAACAGAAAAAACACCCAAACAAGATAATGTAGGAGGTCTTAAAGTAACTAAAGTAACTAAAGCAACTGAAATATTGAGTGAACAAGGTAAATCAGATATTGCAACGGCAACCCCAAGTTCTGACATTACATTATCAGAATCATCactagtaaataaattagttATAGCTTTGCCGATATTAGCTGCAATACCAATTTTTTTGGGAAttgcttataag tattcgttatttggatttcggaaacgatcacaaaaacaacatttaagaaaacagctaaaaaaataa
- a CDS encoding PIR protein — protein sequence MADRLCNQFDTLRKLFQDELEESGKYKFQKGTFNKYCPNRECSADTDIVNAGCLWLFNAFFGTSGTSHYHDVYKDVAVCIMIWLSYKLSLKPPEKITTLKEFYSNYIENNTEYINHKSEDSDYESHKKVIDEIKGYMDINISHMAKFDELLKLLCNMNTSYTKGNSNDFSKHANNFVNKYNELLNDDNNHDDSSYSKVLLVLSNYYSNFEKSRAIHNTQMKFSPLPTQKTPKKDNSEGPEVTKATKGTEMSSEEDKSDIETIQSYDTILSDSSLVNKLVIVLPILAAIAIFLGISYKYSLFGFRKRSQKQKLRKKLKK from the exons atggctGATCGTTTg TGCAATCAGTTTGATACTTTAAGGAAGCTTTTTCAAGATGAATTAGAAGAATctggaaaatataaatttcaaAAGGGaacatttaataaatattgtcCCAATAGAGAATGCAGTGCTGATACGGATATAGTTAACGCTGGATGTTTATGGTTATTTAATGCATTTTTCGGTACATCTGGTACATCACATTATCATGATGTTTATAAGGATGTGGCTGTAtgtattatgatatggttaagttataaattAAGCCTAAAGCCACCTGAAAAGATCACCACATTAAAAGAATTTTATTCtaattatatagaaaataacaCGGAGTACATTAACCATAAATCTGAAGATTCAGATTATGAAAGTCATAAGAAGGTCATAGATGAAATAAAGGGATATATGGATATTAATATTAGTCATATGGCTAAATTTGATGAATtacttaaattattatgtaatatgAATACTTCTTATACGAAAGGTAATAGTAACGATTTTTCAAAACATGCTAATAActttgttaataaatataatgaactccttaatgatgataataatcaTGATGATAGTTCATACAGTAAAGTATTACTTGTTTTATCCAATTATTATagtaattttgaaaaaagcAGAGCTATTCATAATACACAAATGAAATTTTCACCATTACCAACACAAAAAACACCCAAAAAAGATAATTCAGAAGGTCCTGAAGTAACTAAAGCAACTAAAGGAACTGAAATGTCGAGTGAAGAAGATAAATCAGATATTGAAACAATTCAGAGTTATGACACTATATTATCAGATTCATCactagtaaataaattagttATAGTTTTGCCGATATTAGCTGCAATAgcaatttttttaggaatttcttataag tattcgttatttggatttcggaaacggtctcaaaaacaaaaattaagaaaaaaactaaaaaaataa